The following nucleotide sequence is from Hydrogenophaga sp. PBL-H3.
CTTTGCAGGACGAAACTGGTACCGCCAGATCGGCCGCATCGGCCCAGTGCGGGCCAAGAGGATCGAGGCATGGCTTGGCGACCATGCTGCCACCCTCGGGCACATCAACCGCTCAGGCGCAGCCTGGCGGCCGTACAAGCCGTTAAAAACCGCCCTTGTACCCTTGGAGCGGGCGCCGGAAATTGCAAAGCTTGAGTACGCGGAGGGGAGCAAGGTCGCTGCAGTGGCTGGGGAACAACTGATCCAGCGGGAGGGCATCGCCCCACTGGAGATGCTGCGTGTACCCGTGGCGCTCGATGGGAGCAAAGGGATGTTCCGCAACACCGGTCCAAATCACTGGGGCGCACACAACGATATGGAGGCCATCCGCCTCTGGCTCGGAACCTACCTCACAGCTAAAAAGAAGCGCACGTTTGAGGCCTACCGCCGAGAAGTCGAGCGCTTCTACGTCTGGTGCCTGTGTGAAGCGCAAGTGGCCATATCGAGCGTCAGCGTGGCGCATGCAATGGGTTATCAGCTGTTTCTTCGAGCGATCCCTGCGGCATACATCAGCACCGCGCGCGTGACGCGCGAAGACCCGCGCTGGCGTCCGTGGCGTGGCCAGATCGACCAACGGAACCAGGCCTACGCACTGACTGTCATCAAGGTGATGATGGAGGCGCTCCTTAAAGGGGCATACCTCACTGGCAACCCAATGGCGTCCCTTAAATCTGAGGCGACTGTTGAGCGGTCCATGGACACGTCGCGCTCACTCAATCAGAGCGACATAGACTGGGTGCGGGATCTGTTGGTGCGCTCTGCTGCACGCTACTCACAGCCAGATCCCGACGAAGCGGATGATGAGGATGACGACATCGAAGCGCCCTCCCCTGCCCTGCCAGGTGCACGCACGCGCAGGCTCAAGCTCATCCTCAACGTACTCCTCACTACGGGCATGCGGCTGGAAGAACTCGCACACGCTTCGGTCAAACACATGCAACCTGCTGAGGTTGATGGCGAAACGTCACCAAACGAGTTTTCGCTGCGTGTGGTCGGCAAGGGGAGAAAGGTGCGCTCCGTGCAGATCAGCTCGACCGTGTACCAGCTGATTAACGAACACCATCGTGATGTGGAGACTGCAATAGCGTTACGCGAAGGCGAAGCAAGCCCTCGCCTGCTGGCATTCAGGATAGAGCGCCCTATGGTCGGAGTGCTTGAGTCGGCTCCCGCTAGTAAGGACAAAACCGCCAAATCAACGCAAGCTACCACCGGCCGAGCGCTTGCGCTGAGCACTCAGGGACTTTACAAGACACTCAAAGGCTTCTTCAAAACGAACGCCTTGCGTGAGCTTCGCCACATAAAGGCGTCACGCCAAATGCTCGCGGCAAGGCAGGCGACGGCAGGCCAAGCGTCTCTCGCCGAAGAGTTTGCGAAGCTGGCCAGTGAGATCCGCGCGCTTGACACTGAGGCCAAGGTCTGGCAACGACGGTCCAAGTTCACCACACACTGGCTGCGACACACCTTTGCGAAGGAAGTGCTGCGAGTCAACCCCAACGATGCAGGCCTGAAGATGGCGCAAGAGATGTTGGGCCATGCCTCTATTGCAACGACAGGCATTTACCTCAAGCAGGATGAGTCGGCAAAGGTGAAGGCGGCACGGCTCATCTTTCCCAAGGGGATTTGACGCTCCGAGTTTCCCCGGGGAAAGTCAATTTCTCCGTCCTCCACCAGAGGACGGAGGCGTGAGCAGAGTGCCCACCAAGCGCCAAAAAGTTTCCCCGGGGAAACTTTTCCTCGCAGCCCCCGACCATCCTGTTCCGTCCATATGCAA
It contains:
- a CDS encoding phage integrase family protein; the protein is MHDEPAEHSTPPNGTVMLPEAPDLTVIKRGRGRPRKSAAPTTPKAPAGPPGRPVGFRVATFNTLNELTLEDFSFVRGVFNGLSAQDSFLRFYANIHFDQRGNPVIPHGLTINARFDYLEGRIQQAANLSEDKSLQRAAKVLNTPLPSAMADKDERDNLEAIYQRWYENLPEDQFTEKELPEAFQAYLVDNDIKVSVEQTQEVSRSTLIDSKVKALNELQTVLAYLPRPDAKTSIWLAASVHKALADANILDLRQLVRFISFAGRNWYRQIGRIGPVRAKRIEAWLGDHAATLGHINRSGAAWRPYKPLKTALVPLERAPEIAKLEYAEGSKVAAVAGEQLIQREGIAPLEMLRVPVALDGSKGMFRNTGPNHWGAHNDMEAIRLWLGTYLTAKKKRTFEAYRREVERFYVWCLCEAQVAISSVSVAHAMGYQLFLRAIPAAYISTARVTREDPRWRPWRGQIDQRNQAYALTVIKVMMEALLKGAYLTGNPMASLKSEATVERSMDTSRSLNQSDIDWVRDLLVRSAARYSQPDPDEADDEDDDIEAPSPALPGARTRRLKLILNVLLTTGMRLEELAHASVKHMQPAEVDGETSPNEFSLRVVGKGRKVRSVQISSTVYQLINEHHRDVETAIALREGEASPRLLAFRIERPMVGVLESAPASKDKTAKSTQATTGRALALSTQGLYKTLKGFFKTNALRELRHIKASRQMLAARQATAGQASLAEEFAKLASEIRALDTEAKVWQRRSKFTTHWLRHTFAKEVLRVNPNDAGLKMAQEMLGHASIATTGIYLKQDESAKVKAARLIFPKGI